In one Agrobacterium tumefaciens genomic region, the following are encoded:
- the galE gene encoding UDP-glucose 4-epimerase GalE, which translates to MAVLVTGGAGYIGSHMVWALLDAGEEVVVVDRLSTGSRWAIAPAARFYLGDAADRTLLGQIFEENQIETIFHFAGSVSVPESISRPLEYYENNTGTTRALVAAAVGHGIRNFIFSSTAAVYGNQPFDGPVPETAILSPENPYGLSKLASEIMLRDVVQAHDFNYVALRYFNVAGADPQGRAGPSPTGVANLIKVACEAATGRRDRVEVYGTDYPTADGTGVRDYIHVSDLIDAHMLAMAHLRAGGGTRTLNCGYGVGYSVLDVLNTVQRESGRDFPIIHCPRRAGDIATMVADSGRIQSELGWRPRFDDLTTIVRTALQWEAKRQAQQKDRIPPVRRKLAAIG; encoded by the coding sequence ATGGCTGTTCTTGTTACCGGTGGGGCCGGTTATATTGGAAGCCACATGGTGTGGGCTCTGCTCGACGCCGGGGAAGAGGTCGTTGTTGTCGACCGGCTTTCGACGGGATCGCGCTGGGCGATAGCACCGGCGGCGCGTTTCTATCTGGGCGATGCGGCGGATCGCACATTGCTTGGCCAGATATTCGAAGAAAACCAGATCGAGACCATTTTCCATTTCGCCGGCTCTGTCAGCGTTCCTGAATCGATCAGCCGGCCGCTCGAATATTACGAAAACAATACTGGCACGACCCGCGCCCTCGTTGCGGCAGCGGTCGGCCATGGCATTCGCAACTTCATCTTTTCCTCGACAGCAGCCGTCTACGGAAACCAGCCCTTTGATGGCCCGGTTCCGGAAACGGCGATCCTCAGCCCGGAAAATCCCTACGGCCTGTCGAAACTCGCTTCCGAAATCATGCTGCGCGATGTCGTGCAGGCGCATGATTTCAACTATGTGGCGCTGCGTTATTTCAACGTTGCGGGCGCTGACCCGCAGGGCAGGGCCGGTCCTTCCCCCACGGGCGTCGCGAACCTCATCAAGGTAGCATGCGAAGCGGCCACCGGCCGACGCGACCGGGTCGAAGTTTATGGAACCGATTATCCGACGGCAGATGGCACGGGCGTTCGCGATTATATCCATGTCAGCGATCTGATCGACGCGCATATGCTAGCCATGGCGCATCTGCGCGCCGGCGGCGGCACACGAACGCTCAATTGCGGTTATGGCGTGGGCTACTCGGTGCTGGATGTCCTCAACACGGTGCAGCGGGAATCGGGGCGGGATTTCCCGATCATCCATTGTCCGCGCCGCGCCGGCGATATTGCGACAATGGTGGCAGATTCCGGCCGTATCCAGTCTGAGTTGGGCTGGCGCCCGCGGTTTGATGATCTGACCACCATCGTTCGCACTGCGCTTCAGTGGGAAGCCAAGCGTCAGGCGCAGCAAAAGGACAGGATCCCTCCGGTCCGTCGCAAGCTGGCGGCGATAGGCTGA
- a CDS encoding DUF2948 family protein, with protein sequence MSGLKLLALDNEDLSVISTHMQDSVFKLKDVAFEPKHGQFTLSANRFVWESTNKKALPPERCRSVVFLKRVSAVRSHGINRDDKEQVLSLLAIRFVQNGEGPDGAVELTLSGGGAIALDVECIEAQLTDVSGAWETAAKPHHPDSE encoded by the coding sequence ATGAGCGGCCTGAAATTGCTCGCGCTGGATAATGAAGATCTCTCCGTCATCTCAACGCATATGCAGGACAGCGTCTTCAAGCTGAAGGATGTCGCCTTCGAGCCGAAGCACGGGCAATTCACGCTTTCCGCCAATCGTTTCGTCTGGGAAAGCACGAACAAGAAGGCCCTGCCGCCGGAACGCTGCCGCAGCGTCGTTTTCCTGAAGCGGGTCTCCGCCGTTCGCTCGCACGGCATCAACCGCGACGACAAGGAACAGGTGCTTTCGCTTCTCGCCATTCGCTTCGTGCAGAACGGCGAAGGGCCGGATGGAGCCGTTGAGCTCACGCTTTCGGGCGGCGGCGCAATCGCGCTTGACGTCGAATGCATCGAGGCGCAGCTGACCGATGTGAGCGGCGCCTGGGAAACGGCCGCCAAACCGCATCATCCCGATAGCGAATAA
- the mscL gene encoding large conductance mechanosensitive channel protein MscL has translation MLNEFKTFIARGNVMDLAVGVIIGAAFSKIVDSVVNDLIMPIVGAIFGGFDFSNYFLPLSSGVTATSLAAARDQGAVFAYGNFLTVLINFLILAWIIFLMVKGVNKLRASVETKKVEEKAEAAPPPEDVKLLTEIRDLLKTR, from the coding sequence ATGCTTAACGAATTTAAAACCTTCATTGCCCGCGGCAATGTCATGGATCTGGCCGTGGGTGTGATTATCGGAGCGGCTTTCAGCAAGATCGTCGATTCCGTCGTCAACGATCTCATCATGCCGATCGTCGGCGCGATTTTCGGCGGTTTCGACTTCTCGAACTACTTCCTGCCTCTGAGTTCCGGCGTTACCGCCACCTCGCTCGCTGCCGCCCGCGATCAGGGCGCCGTTTTCGCCTATGGCAACTTTCTGACGGTTCTTATCAACTTCCTCATCCTGGCCTGGATCATTTTCCTGATGGTCAAGGGCGTCAACAAGCTGCGGGCCTCCGTCGAGACCAAGAAGGTCGAGGAAAAGGCGGAAGCAGCGCCGCCGCCGGAAGACGTCAAGCTTCTCACCGAAATTCGCGATCTGCTGAAGACGCGTTAA
- a CDS encoding pyridoxal phosphate-dependent aminotransferase — translation MSILNSLSARSLAAPESGIVEVVNYARGRDNLLPLWVGEGDLPSPDFINKAAIDGLNNGETFYTWQRGIPELRQALSSYYERHFAARLPPEHFYVTGSGMQAIALAVQALTSPGDEMVYLTPTWPNIVAAIGVAGAKAVPVGIDFHDGRWDLDIGKLESAITGKTRALFINTPSNPTGWTATRDNLRDVLALARKHDLWIVADEIYALYHYAGTRAPSFLDVMEPDDKIVFANSFSKNWSMTGWRVGWLVAPPAIGQVIENLIQYSTSGVAQFMQRGAVAALDHGDGFVRENYERALTSRDILCDALIATNRVETLKPDGALYAFLKIDGVTDSRATALDIVDKTGVGLAPGTAFGEGGELFLRACFLRNPKQIEDAADRLASYILGR, via the coding sequence ATGTCCATTTTGAACAGTCTGAGTGCACGCTCTCTGGCGGCTCCCGAGAGCGGCATTGTTGAAGTCGTGAACTATGCCCGGGGACGGGACAATCTTCTGCCGCTTTGGGTCGGTGAAGGCGATCTGCCGAGCCCGGACTTCATCAACAAGGCTGCCATCGACGGGCTCAACAATGGTGAGACCTTCTATACCTGGCAACGCGGCATTCCAGAATTGCGACAGGCGCTCAGCAGCTATTACGAGCGTCACTTTGCAGCCAGGCTTCCCCCTGAACATTTTTACGTAACAGGGTCCGGCATGCAGGCGATTGCGCTCGCCGTGCAGGCGCTGACGTCGCCGGGCGACGAGATGGTCTATCTCACGCCCACCTGGCCGAATATCGTCGCTGCCATCGGCGTGGCGGGCGCAAAGGCCGTTCCTGTTGGCATCGATTTTCACGACGGTCGCTGGGATCTGGATATCGGCAAGCTGGAAAGCGCGATCACCGGCAAGACCAGGGCGTTGTTCATCAACACGCCGTCCAACCCGACCGGCTGGACAGCGACACGCGACAATCTGCGCGATGTTCTAGCGCTTGCCCGCAAACATGATCTCTGGATCGTGGCAGATGAGATTTATGCGCTTTACCACTATGCCGGCACGCGCGCGCCGTCCTTCCTCGATGTCATGGAACCGGACGACAAGATCGTTTTTGCCAATTCCTTCTCGAAGAACTGGTCCATGACCGGCTGGCGCGTCGGCTGGCTCGTGGCGCCGCCCGCCATCGGGCAGGTGATCGAGAACCTCATTCAATATTCCACGTCCGGCGTAGCGCAGTTCATGCAGCGCGGCGCGGTTGCGGCACTCGATCACGGCGACGGGTTCGTCCGCGAGAATTACGAACGCGCTCTGACATCCAGAGATATCCTTTGCGATGCCCTGATTGCAACGAACCGTGTGGAAACCCTGAAGCCTGATGGCGCCCTTTATGCCTTCCTCAAGATAGACGGCGTGACGGACAGCCGCGCCACGGCGCTGGATATCGTCGACAAGACCGGCGTCGGCCTCGCGCCTGGCACCGCTTTTGGCGAAGGCGGGGAACTGTTCCTGCGCGCCTGCTTCCTGCGCAACCCCAAACAGATCGAAGACGCGGCCGATCGTCTGGCGTCTTACATTCTCGGCCGATAA
- a CDS encoding flagellar hook associated protein → MTSILTNVAAMAALQTLRAIGSSMEETQSRVSSGLRVKTASDNAAYWSIATTMRSDNGALSAVQDALGLGAAKVDTAYSAMETTVDVVKEISKKLVAAREAGVDKAKIQEEISQLQDQLKSIGESASFSGENWLKGKISDATGNLTPIIKQVVGSFIRDGAGNVAVKTIDIQVDNKTALFDTSTGTTKNGILDSAAYYSDTGVLKQFEITTTTAGVSTTTLHTAKVFTEAQLLAFPSGSTTTVSAADATTGLVTVAAATATKDNGTYFKIGENAAGEALYVKANNTAPAAGTTVTTIGTGGSSNNNIYLETVAADSQMAQKLNYSLIDLDITKHLGGLTNASGQPLTENDGLDNMIQFVNTQLESVISASADLGSIKMRLDLQEDFVSKLTDSIDKGIGRLVDADMNEESTKLKALQTQQQLAIQSLSIANTSSENILSLFRQ, encoded by the coding sequence ATGACCAGCATTTTGACGAACGTCGCGGCAATGGCCGCCCTGCAGACCCTTCGCGCCATCGGCAGCAGCATGGAAGAAACGCAATCGCGTGTCTCCTCCGGCCTGCGTGTCAAGACCGCCTCCGACAACGCCGCCTATTGGTCGATTGCGACCACCATGCGCTCTGACAATGGTGCGCTTTCCGCCGTTCAGGACGCCCTCGGCCTCGGCGCAGCAAAGGTCGACACCGCTTATTCGGCCATGGAAACCACAGTCGATGTCGTCAAGGAAATCAGCAAGAAGCTGGTTGCGGCCCGCGAAGCCGGCGTCGACAAGGCGAAAATCCAGGAAGAAATCAGCCAGCTTCAGGACCAGTTGAAGAGCATCGGCGAATCCGCCTCCTTCTCCGGCGAAAACTGGCTGAAGGGCAAGATCAGCGACGCCACCGGCAATCTCACGCCAATCATCAAACAGGTCGTCGGCTCCTTTATCCGCGATGGCGCGGGCAATGTTGCGGTCAAGACCATCGATATTCAGGTCGACAACAAGACGGCGCTTTTCGACACCTCGACGGGTACGACGAAGAACGGCATTCTCGACAGCGCCGCTTATTATTCCGACACCGGCGTCCTGAAGCAGTTCGAGATTACGACGACAACCGCAGGCGTTTCCACAACCACGCTCCACACTGCAAAGGTATTTACAGAAGCTCAGCTTCTGGCCTTCCCGTCGGGCTCGACAACCACGGTTTCAGCTGCAGACGCAACGACCGGCCTTGTTACCGTTGCCGCAGCAACCGCCACGAAAGATAACGGCACCTACTTCAAGATCGGCGAAAACGCCGCTGGCGAAGCCCTTTATGTCAAGGCCAACAATACTGCGCCCGCCGCCGGCACCACCGTCACCACAATCGGAACGGGCGGCTCGTCCAACAATAATATCTATCTCGAAACCGTCGCCGCGGATTCGCAGATGGCCCAGAAGCTTAACTACTCGCTGATCGACCTCGACATTACCAAACATCTCGGCGGATTGACGAATGCCAGCGGTCAGCCACTGACTGAAAATGACGGTCTCGACAACATGATCCAGTTCGTCAATACCCAGCTGGAATCGGTCATCAGCGCAAGTGCCGATCTCGGTTCCATCAAGATGCGTCTGGACCTGCAGGAAGATTTCGTCTCGAAGCTGACCGACTCCATCGACAAGGGCATCGGCCGCCTCGTCGATGCGGACATGAACGAAGAGTCCACCAAGCTCAAGGCTCTCCAGACACAGCAGCAGCTGGCAATCCAGTCACTCTCCATCGCCAATACCAGCTCCGAAAATATCCTGTCGCTATTCCGCCAGTAA
- the yacG gene encoding DNA gyrase inhibitor YacG, protein MAKPSQEGVGNVTPLRKSQPCPECGRPSNRDDYPFCSDRCRSLDLARWLNGSYAIPVADDESSAGGQDTGRNTSE, encoded by the coding sequence ATGGCAAAACCATCCCAGGAAGGCGTGGGAAATGTCACGCCGCTTCGGAAATCACAGCCATGCCCGGAATGCGGGCGACCCTCGAACCGGGATGACTATCCCTTCTGTTCGGATCGCTGCCGTTCGCTCGATCTTGCCCGCTGGCTGAACGGCTCTTACGCCATTCCCGTCGCGGATGATGAAAGCAGCGCCGGCGGACAGGATACCGGCAGGAATACCTCCGAATAA
- the hisD gene encoding histidinol dehydrogenase: protein MAIWLERASADFEQKFAAFLTTKREVSEDVNATVRDIINDVRHRGDAALAHYSLKFDGIDFSKVSMRVTADEIDAAFAAVDASVIEALELAARRIEKHHARQMPKDDIYEDDIGVGLGSRWTAIEAVGLYVPGGTASYPSSVLMNAVPAKVAGVERIVMVVPANGGAVNPAVLAAARIAGVEEIYRIGGAQAVAALAYGTESIAPVAKIVGPGNAYVAAAKRQVFGTVGIDMIAGPSEVLVIADRDNDPDWLAADLLAQAEHDRGAQSILITDNAELGKAVEAAVERQLKRLSRSETAAASWADFGAIILVDKLTDAIPLANRIAAEHLELAVDDPDALMAHIRNAGAIFVGRHTPEVIGDYVGGSNHVLPTARSARFSSGLSVLDFVKRTSILRLGPEQLRQLAPAAITLARSEGLDAHARSVAIRLNPES, encoded by the coding sequence GTGGCAATCTGGCTGGAGCGGGCATCGGCTGATTTCGAACAGAAATTCGCTGCCTTCCTGACAACCAAGAGAGAAGTTTCCGAAGACGTCAACGCGACCGTTCGCGACATCATCAACGATGTCCGCCATCGCGGCGATGCGGCCCTTGCCCATTACTCCCTGAAATTCGACGGCATCGATTTTTCCAAGGTCTCGATGCGGGTGACGGCGGATGAGATCGATGCGGCCTTTGCCGCCGTCGATGCAAGCGTGATCGAGGCCCTCGAACTCGCAGCCCGGCGTATCGAAAAACACCATGCACGGCAGATGCCGAAGGACGACATTTACGAGGACGATATCGGCGTGGGTCTCGGCTCGCGCTGGACCGCCATCGAAGCCGTTGGCCTTTATGTACCCGGCGGCACCGCCAGCTATCCAAGCTCGGTGCTGATGAATGCCGTGCCGGCCAAGGTTGCCGGTGTGGAACGCATCGTCATGGTCGTGCCGGCAAATGGCGGCGCGGTCAATCCGGCGGTGCTGGCTGCGGCGCGTATTGCGGGCGTCGAGGAAATCTATCGCATCGGCGGCGCGCAGGCTGTCGCAGCTCTTGCCTATGGCACGGAAAGCATCGCGCCGGTCGCGAAGATCGTCGGTCCAGGTAACGCCTATGTGGCGGCCGCCAAGCGCCAGGTCTTCGGTACTGTCGGTATCGACATGATCGCCGGCCCCTCCGAAGTGCTCGTCATTGCCGACAGGGACAATGATCCGGACTGGCTGGCAGCTGATCTTCTCGCCCAGGCGGAGCACGATCGCGGCGCGCAATCCATCCTGATCACCGACAATGCCGAACTCGGCAAGGCGGTTGAGGCCGCTGTCGAGCGGCAGCTGAAGCGTCTGTCACGTTCCGAGACGGCGGCGGCAAGCTGGGCTGATTTCGGCGCAATCATTCTGGTCGACAAGCTCACCGACGCCATTCCGCTGGCCAACCGCATCGCCGCCGAGCATCTGGAACTTGCCGTCGATGACCCGGATGCGCTGATGGCCCACATCCGCAATGCAGGCGCGATCTTCGTCGGACGCCATACGCCTGAGGTGATCGGCGATTATGTCGGCGGCTCCAACCACGTTCTGCCGACGGCACGCTCGGCGCGCTTCTCCTCCGGCCTTTCGGTGCTGGATTTCGTCAAGCGCACCTCGATCCTGCGCCTCGGCCCCGAGCAGCTGCGCCAGCTCGCACCGGCGGCGATCACACTTGCCCGTTCGGAGGGGCTGGACGCGCATGCGCGTTCCGTCGCAATCCGCCTCAATCCGGAAAGTTAA
- a CDS encoding Maf-like protein, translating to MTNSKQKLVLASGSPRRLELLHQIGVEPARLMPMDIDETPAKLEHPRTLCRRLSQQKAEAAHAALKSEQAWKDAYVLGSDTVVAVGRRIVGKAEYTEDASAALHLLSGRSHWVYTGICLVTPGGKIRQKVAETKVRFKRLSTREIDAYIASGQWRGKAGAYGIQGIAGSFVQKLTGSYTNVVGLPLYETMSLLTGEGFEVTSGWLEG from the coding sequence ATGACCAACTCAAAACAAAAGCTCGTTCTGGCATCCGGCTCGCCGCGGCGTCTGGAACTGCTGCATCAGATCGGCGTCGAGCCGGCACGTCTGATGCCGATGGACATCGACGAAACGCCCGCGAAGCTCGAGCATCCGCGAACGCTGTGCCGTCGCCTGTCGCAGCAGAAGGCCGAGGCGGCCCATGCGGCGCTGAAAAGCGAGCAGGCATGGAAAGACGCCTATGTTCTCGGTTCCGACACCGTCGTGGCCGTGGGTCGTCGTATCGTCGGCAAGGCAGAATATACTGAAGACGCCTCGGCGGCGCTGCATCTTCTCTCGGGACGCAGCCACTGGGTCTATACCGGCATCTGCCTTGTGACACCCGGCGGCAAAATCCGCCAGAAGGTGGCGGAAACCAAGGTGCGCTTCAAGCGCCTCTCCACACGCGAGATCGATGCCTATATTGCCTCCGGGCAATGGCGTGGAAAGGCAGGCGCCTACGGTATCCAGGGGATTGCCGGTTCGTTCGTCCAGAAATTGACGGGTTCCTATACCAATGTTGTCGGCCTGCCGCTTTATGAGACAATGTCGCTTCTTACCGGCGAAGGATTTGAGGTGACGTCAGGCTGGCTCGAAGGATAG
- a CDS encoding flagellin, which produces MTSILTNIAAMSALQTLRSIGQNMEATQDRVSSGLRVGQASDNAAYWSIATTMRSDNGALSAVQDALGLGAAKVDTAYAGLESSIDVIKEIKNKLVASREAGVDRAKIQEEITQLQDQLKSITDSASFSGENWLKGVIGKTAATAGDLATGVSVNKQIVGSFTRSSDGNVKVQSIDVTLDGSNVLVDVSGNKQGILDADALRADVAKWTDGTFRTATTTLGATFSEGANGVWSDGTDFYKQVGENKWLQTTDATGATLNAAVPAALTTTAAVYASGTSVLNLDITKLDAMKTAFNLGATATSEDVLDQLISHVDNQLEGATSAAAGLGAVSSRLKLQENFVSKLSDSIDSGIGRLVDAEMNEESTKLKALQTQQQLAIQSLSIANSDSQNILSLFR; this is translated from the coding sequence ATGACTAGCATTCTTACCAACATTGCAGCTATGTCTGCTCTCCAGACGCTGCGCTCTATCGGCCAGAACATGGAAGCCACTCAGGACCGTGTTTCGTCCGGCCTCCGCGTTGGCCAGGCTTCCGACAACGCCGCTTACTGGTCGATCGCGACCACCATGCGTTCGGACAATGGCGCTCTTTCCGCCGTTCAGGACGCTCTCGGCCTCGGCGCCGCCAAGGTTGATACGGCTTATGCCGGCCTTGAATCCTCGATCGACGTCATCAAGGAAATCAAGAACAAGCTGGTCGCTTCGCGCGAAGCTGGTGTAGACCGCGCCAAGATCCAGGAAGAAATCACGCAGCTTCAGGATCAGCTGAAGTCCATCACCGACTCGGCTTCCTTCTCCGGTGAAAACTGGCTCAAGGGCGTTATCGGCAAAACCGCCGCAACGGCCGGCGACCTCGCAACCGGCGTTTCCGTCAACAAGCAGATCGTCGGTTCCTTCACCCGCAGCTCTGACGGCAACGTCAAGGTTCAGTCCATCGACGTCACTCTCGACGGCTCGAACGTTCTCGTCGATGTCAGCGGCAACAAGCAGGGCATTCTCGATGCGGACGCACTGCGCGCCGACGTCGCAAAATGGACCGACGGCACTTTCCGCACCGCAACGACGACGCTCGGTGCGACCTTCTCCGAAGGCGCAAACGGCGTCTGGAGCGATGGCACGGACTTCTACAAGCAGGTTGGCGAGAACAAGTGGCTCCAGACAACTGACGCCACTGGTGCAACTCTCAATGCCGCTGTTCCCGCTGCACTGACGACGACCGCAGCCGTCTATGCTTCCGGTACATCGGTTCTCAACCTGGACATCACCAAGCTTGACGCCATGAAGACCGCTTTCAACCTGGGTGCGACAGCAACCAGCGAAGATGTTCTCGACCAGCTGATCTCGCATGTCGATAACCAGCTCGAAGGCGCAACAAGCGCAGCCGCAGGACTGGGTGCCGTGTCTTCCCGCCTCAAGCTGCAGGAAAACTTCGTTTCCAAGCTGTCCGACTCGATCGACAGCGGTATCGGCCGCCTCGTCGACGCCGAGATGAACGAAGAGTCCACCAAGCTGAAGGCCCTGCAGACGCAGCAGCAGCTGGCAATCCAGTCGCTCTCGATCGCAAACAGCGACTCGCAGAACATCCTGTCGCTCTTCCGTTAA
- a CDS encoding UPF0262 family protein produces the protein MASGDFRLCDVVLDDSIGRSTPDVEHERAVAIFDLIEENTFEPLGHVGGPYRLHISLVDAKLVFSIRTEDEKDVATHILSLTPFRRIIKDYFLICESYYEAIRSSTPSQIEAIDMGRRGIHNDGSQTLMDRLSGKIKVDFDTARRLFTLVCVLYWRG, from the coding sequence ATGGCTTCAGGCGATTTCCGGCTCTGCGACGTGGTACTGGACGACAGCATCGGCCGGTCCACGCCCGACGTGGAGCATGAACGCGCCGTCGCCATTTTCGACCTGATCGAGGAAAACACCTTCGAGCCGCTTGGCCATGTCGGCGGGCCATACCGGCTGCATATCTCGCTGGTCGACGCAAAGCTGGTTTTTTCGATCCGAACCGAAGACGAGAAGGATGTCGCGACCCATATCCTGTCGCTGACGCCGTTCCGGCGCATCATCAAGGATTATTTCCTGATCTGCGAAAGCTATTACGAGGCGATACGCTCTTCCACCCCCAGCCAGATCGAGGCGATCGACATGGGCCGGCGGGGTATTCACAATGACGGGTCGCAGACACTGATGGACCGGCTTTCCGGCAAGATCAAAGTGGACTTCGATACGGCGCGCCGCCTCTTCACCCTTGTCTGCGTGCTTTATTGGCGGGGTTAG
- a CDS encoding low molecular weight phosphatase family protein has protein sequence MSDPAAAPNEGRAPKSVLFMCGMNSIRSPMAEVIAKRLVAPGIYIQSAGVRAGERDPFVDAVLEEQGFSLGKHKPRTLDEIEDDFFDLIITLTPEAHHAALELTRSNSLDVVYWPTMDPTVITGTREQILDAYREVRDHLAKLISERLPRRQQPVADTLSKD, from the coding sequence ATGAGCGATCCTGCCGCAGCGCCAAATGAGGGACGAGCGCCCAAATCGGTTCTCTTCATGTGCGGCATGAACTCCATCCGTTCCCCCATGGCCGAGGTCATCGCCAAACGGCTGGTGGCGCCCGGTATCTATATACAGTCCGCCGGCGTGCGGGCGGGCGAGCGCGATCCCTTCGTGGATGCCGTGCTGGAAGAACAGGGTTTTTCGCTCGGCAAGCACAAGCCGCGCACTCTGGACGAGATCGAGGATGATTTTTTCGATCTGATCATTACATTGACACCCGAAGCCCACCACGCAGCCCTGGAACTGACCCGCTCGAATTCGCTCGATGTGGTCTATTGGCCGACCATGGACCCAACGGTGATCACCGGCACGCGCGAGCAGATTCTCGACGCCTATCGCGAGGTACGGGACCATCTGGCAAAGCTGATCTCGGAACGACTGCCGAGAAGGCAGCAGCCGGTGGCGGATACGCTTTCAAAAGACTGA
- the murA gene encoding UDP-N-acetylglucosamine 1-carboxyvinyltransferase: MDRIRITGGNKLNGIIPISGAKNAALPLMIASLLTSDTLTLENVPHLADVEQLIRILGNHGVDISVNGRRESQGEAYSRTVHFTCRTIVDTTAPYELVSKMRASFWVIGPLLAREGRARVSLPGGCAIGTRPVDLFIEGLEALGATMEIDGGYINATAPQGGLIGAVYTFPKVSVGATHVMLMAASLARGTTVIHNAAREPEVVDLAQCLIAMGAKIEGAGTSTITIEGVTSLSGARHRVLPDRIETGTYAMAVAMAGGDVVLEGTHASLLDNALDTLRLAGVGISDTETGLRVVRNGNGIQPVDIVTEPFPGFPTDLQAQFMALMTRSQGVSHITETIFENRFMHVQELARLGAKISLSGQMARIEGVSRLKGAPVMATDLRASVSLVIAGLVAEGETMVSRVYHLDRGFERLEEKLTRCGALVERVSD, encoded by the coding sequence ATGGATCGCATCAGAATTACGGGTGGCAACAAGCTCAACGGCATCATTCCCATCTCCGGCGCGAAAAACGCCGCCTTGCCTTTGATGATCGCATCGCTTCTGACAAGCGATACGCTGACGCTTGAAAACGTTCCGCATCTGGCCGATGTGGAGCAGCTCATCCGCATCCTCGGCAACCATGGCGTCGATATTTCCGTCAATGGCCGCCGCGAGAGCCAGGGCGAGGCCTATTCCCGCACCGTGCATTTCACCTGCCGCACCATTGTCGACACCACCGCCCCTTACGAGCTGGTTTCCAAGATGCGCGCCAGCTTCTGGGTCATCGGCCCGCTTCTGGCCCGTGAAGGCCGCGCCCGCGTTTCCCTGCCCGGCGGCTGCGCCATCGGCACGCGCCCGGTCGACCTGTTCATCGAGGGTCTTGAGGCGCTCGGCGCGACGATGGAGATCGACGGCGGTTACATCAACGCGACAGCCCCCCAGGGCGGCCTGATCGGCGCGGTTTACACCTTCCCGAAAGTATCCGTCGGCGCAACACATGTGATGTTGATGGCAGCGAGCCTTGCAAGAGGCACCACCGTCATTCACAACGCCGCGCGCGAGCCGGAAGTCGTTGATCTGGCGCAGTGCCTCATTGCCATGGGCGCAAAGATCGAGGGCGCCGGCACCTCCACCATCACCATCGAGGGTGTTACCTCGCTCTCGGGCGCCCGCCACCGGGTTCTGCCTGATCGTATCGAGACTGGCACCTATGCCATGGCGGTTGCCATGGCCGGCGGTGACGTGGTGCTGGAAGGCACGCACGCATCCTTGCTCGACAATGCGCTCGACACGCTGCGGCTTGCGGGTGTTGGCATCAGCGACACGGAAACCGGCCTGCGCGTCGTGCGTAACGGCAACGGCATTCAGCCGGTCGATATCGTCACCGAGCCCTTCCCCGGCTTCCCCACCGATCTGCAGGCGCAGTTCATGGCGCTGATGACCCGCTCGCAGGGCGTTTCCCACATTACCGAGACGATCTTCGAAAACCGCTTCATGCATGTGCAGGAACTGGCCCGTCTCGGCGCGAAGATTTCGCTCTCCGGCCAGATGGCCCGTATCGAAGGTGTTTCCCGCCTGAAGGGTGCGCCTGTCATGGCGACCGATCTGCGCGCTTCCGTGTCGCTGGTCATTGCCGGTCTGGTGGCGGAAGGCGAGACCATGGTTTCGCGCGTCTACCACCTCGATCGCGGCTTCGAACGCCTCGAAGAAAAGCTCACCCGCTGCGGTGCGCTGGTCGAACGCGTCAGCGATTGA
- the infA gene encoding translation initiation factor IF-1, giving the protein MTKEEVLEFPGIVTELLPNATFRVKLENEHEIIAHTAGRMRKNRIRVLAGDKVLVEMTPYDLTKGRITYRFK; this is encoded by the coding sequence ATGACAAAAGAAGAAGTCCTTGAATTCCCGGGCATCGTAACCGAATTGCTGCCGAACGCAACATTCCGCGTGAAGCTTGAGAATGAGCACGAAATCATCGCCCACACCGCGGGCCGCATGCGCAAGAACCGTATTCGCGTTCTGGCGGGCGACAAGGTGCTGGTCGAAATGACACCTTACGACCTGACCAAGGGCCGCATCACCTACCGCTTCAAGTAA